The sequence below is a genomic window from Sorangiineae bacterium MSr12523.
GTTCTCGGGCATCGAGCCCGCTCCTGCGAGCGAACACATCACGATCTGCCACCGGCGGGGAAGGCGGCGTTGGAACGGTGGCGGGAAGGCGGCGCGTTGGTCTCACCCCGTCGTCGCCAATCGCCTTGGTGCGCGCGGCTCGCGCGTGCACCCCACGCAGAAGCCCGAGGGTCTGCTGGTCGACCTCGTGTCCGACTTCGCCGATCCCGACGACGTCGTGATCGACCCGGTGATGGGCTCGGGCACGACGGGCGTCGCCGCGATCCGTCTGGGTCGACGGTTCATCGGTATCGAGCTCAATCGGGTCTGGTTCGAGATCGCTCTTGAGAGACTGCGCGCCGAGGAGGCGCAAAGCACCCTGCAGGCGGCACGCGCCGGGCAGCAGGCGCTCTTTGAAAATTGGAGGACGTCATGATCGTACCGTGCCCTGGGCACCTGGTTCCGCAGGCTCGCCGTGCGCTCAGCCAAGGGCTCGCCGACATCCACCAGCGCCTCGCGCTGCTTGTGCGCGGCGCCTATGAGCTCGGCGATGGCGACACCGTTATCGCGCTCCTTCGAGCCTCGCACGAACTTCGAGCCGCGAGCCTGAAGGCCGACGTGGCGACGGGAAAGGAGGGCCGACCATGATCGAGATCCTTCGCCGACGACCACACCCCGTCGTACCGCGTCCGCCCAAACGACCGCGCACCAAGCCGAAGCCGCGACGCCGACGCGGGTGGCGGGACCTGCCGCAGGAGGTTCTTCGCGAGTTCGCCCAGCACGGCGAAACCGAAGCCATCGACATCTCGGACCTTCGCCAGGAAGAGAACTTCCGCTTCTGGGAGAAGCCGTAATGGCACGCATCCGCACGCTGAAACCCGAGCTGCTTGAGGACGCGGTGACGGCGGGTCTCAGTCATGGTGCCTTTCGCTTGTTCGTGGGGTGCATCTTGCTCGCCGACGACTACGGAAACCTTCGCGCCGATCCTCGTCGGTTGCGCGGCGAGGTGTTCTGGGGCTCCGACGCGACCGGTCCGACCGAGGTGACGCGC
It includes:
- a CDS encoding site-specific DNA-methyltransferase, with protein sequence MIALPCVNDVLDGRARWTVINGDCLALLPGIPNADVAILDTAYSRRVHEGARTSRRRDLPDVAKWSCRKKRRLDLGFEHLTPKLRRGLARWCGERVRRWTLAFSDAESSWLWRLSLVAAGLNHRRTGEWDRLGGAPQFSGIEPAPASEHITICHRRGRRRWNGGGKAARWSHPVVANRLGARGSRVHPTQKPEGLLVDLVSDFADPDDVVIDPVMGSGTTGVAAIRLGRRFIGIELNRVWFEIALERLRAEEAQSTLQAARAGQQALFENWRTS